A segment of the Collimonas fungivorans genome:
ATGAGGACAAATGCCGGCAGGCCGTGGCGCAGACCATAGCCGAATTCGGAAGGCTGGACGGCCTGGTGAACAACGCCGGCATCAACGACAACATCGGCCTCGACGCCGGCCGGGCCGCCTTCGTGCTGTCGCTGGAAAAAAACCTGATCCACTACTACACGATGGCGCATTTCTGCGTGCCGCACCTGAAAGCCAGCCGTGGCGCCATCGTCAACATTTCTTCGAAGACAGCCGTGACCGGCCAGGGCAACACCAGCGGCTATTGCGCCGCCAAGGGCGGGCAGCTGGCGCTGACGCGTGAATGGGCCGCTGCACTGGCGAATGACGGGGTACGGGTCAACGCCGTGATCCCGGCCGAAGTGATGACGCCGCTGTACCGCAACTGGATCGCCAGTTTCGACAATCCAGAGCAGAAGCTGGCCGCGATCACCAGCAAGATACCGCTCGGCAAACGGCTCACCACGGCCGAGGAGATTGCAGACACCGCGGTATTTCTCTTGTCGCAGCGCGCCGCGCATACGACCGGGCAATGGGTATACGTGGACGGCGGCTACAGCCACCTCGATCGCGCCTTGACCTGAATGCATCTTGATAGACTGATTTAACACGGTCAGCGCCAGCGCCGGCAGTGCATCATGAGAGTAGATATGCAGCAATCAGATATTCCTACGCCGGATTGCCTTATTTCGCTGGAAAACGTCACCAAGCGTTTTCCCGGCGTGCTGGCGCTCGACAACTGCCGCTTCGACCTGATGCGCGGCGAGGTCCATGCGCTGATGGGTGAAAACGGCGCCGGCAAATCGACGCTGATGAAAGTGCTGGCCGGGGTGTACCCGAAGGACAGCGGTGAAATCCGCATTGAAGGGCTGCCGGTCGAGATTCCCTCGCCGCGCGCTGCACAAGCGCTGGGCATCGGCATCATCCATCAGGAACTCAACCTGATGAACCACCTGAGCGCCGCGCAAAACATCTTCATCGGCCGCGAGCCGCGCGGACGCTACGGCCTGTTCCTTGACGAGGAAGCCCTGAACCGGCAAACCAAGGTGATTTTTGAACGCATGCGGCTGGACCTCGATCCGCGCACGCTGGTCAGTGAGCTGACGGTGGCCAAGCAGCAGATGGTGGAAATCGCCAAGGCGCTTTCCTTCGATTCGCGCGTACTGATCATGGATGAACCGACGGCGGCGCTCAACAACGCCGAAATCGAAGATCTGTTCCGCATCATCCGCCAGCTGCAGTCGCACGGCGTCGGCATCATCTACATTTCGCACAAGATGGACGAGCTGCGGCAGATTTCCAACCGCGTCACGGTCATGCGCGACGGCAAATACATCGCCACCGTGCCGACCGCCACCACTTCCATGGAGACCATCATCGGCATGATGGTGGGACGCCAGCTCGACAGCGGCGGCCAGGCCATGCCCGACACGTCCGCCAATGATGTTGTGCTGGAGGTGAGGGGGCTGCAGCGTGGCGCCCTCATCAAGGATGTCAGTTTCAGCCTGCGCAAGGGCGAGATCCTCGGTTTTGCAGGGCTGATGGGCGCCGGCCGCACCGAAGTGGCGCGCGCCATCTTCGGCGCCGACCGCATCGACGCCGGCGAAATCCGGGTGCACGGCGCCAAGGTGACGATCAAGTCGCCGCGGGATGCGGTAGCGCACGGCATAGGTTACCTGTCGGAAGACCGCAAGCATTTCGGCCTGGCTACCGGGCTGGACGTCAAGACCAACGTCGCCATGTCGAGCATGAACCGGTTCCTGACCCAGGGCCTGTTCCTGGACCAGGCCGCGATCCGCGACACCGCGCAGGATTTCGTGCGGCAGCTGAGCATCAAGACGCCGTCGGTCGATCAGCCGGTGCGGCTGCTGTCGGGCGGCAACCAGCAAAAGATCGTGATTGCCAAATGGCTGCTGCGCGATTGCGACATTCTGTTTTTCGACGAACCCACGCGTGGCATCGACATCGGCGCCAAGAGCGAAATCTACAAGCTGCTTAATACGCTGGCGGAACAAGGCAAGGCGATTGTGATGATTTCTTCGGAACTGCCGGAGGTGCTGCGCATGAGCCACCGCATCCTGGTCATGTGCGAGGGCCGCATCACCGGCGAACTGTCTGCCGCGGAAGCTTCGCAAGAAAAGATCATGCAACTGGCGACCCAGCGTGAAGAAAAGCGCGATGATCAGCGCGCGGCCCAAGCCGCTTGACACCCGAATCACTTACATACAATGAAAACCACCATGGCAAATATCCAGAATCCCGCGTCGCAAGCACAGCAGCCAGGCCAGGGCGTATTCGCGGCGGTCAAGGCCAAGATCTTTCATCCCGCCACCCGGCAGAAACTGCTGGCCTTCGCCAGCTTGCTGGCGCTGCTGGTGTTTTTCAGTTTCGCCTCGCCGAATTTCCTGGAAATCGACAACCTGGTCGGCATCCTGCAGTCGACCGCGGTCAATGGCGTGCTGGCGATCGCCTGCACCTTTGTCATCATCACCGCCGGCATCGACCTGTCGGTCGGCACCCTGATGACCTTCTGCGCCGTCATGGCCGGCGTGTTCCTCACCTACTGGGGCATGCCGCTCTACGTCGGCGTCATCGCCGCGATCGTGTTCGGCGCCTTGTGCGGCTGGATTTCCGGCGTGCTGGTGGCCAAGCTGAAGATCCCGCCTTTCATCGCGACGCTGGGCATGATGATGCTGCTCAAGGGGCTGTCGCTGGTGATCTCCGGCACCAAGCCGATCTACTTCAACGACACCGAGGGATTTTCAGCCATCTCGCAGGATTCCCTGATCGGCAGCCTGATTCCTGCCTTGCCGATCCCGAATGCGGTGCTGATCCTGTTCCTGGTTGCCATCGCCGCCGGCATCGTGCTGAACAAGACCATCTTCGGGCGCTACACCTTTGCTTTGGGCAGCAACGAAGAAGCGCTGCGGCTGTCGGGCGTCAATGTCGATTTCTGGAAAGTCGCGGTGTACACCGTGGGCGGCGCCATTTGCGGCATCGCCGGGCTGCTGATCGCGTCGCGGCTGAATTCGGCGCAGCCGGCGCTGGGGCAGGGTTATGAGCTGGATGCGATCGCCGCGGTGGTGATCGGCGGCACTTCCTTGTCAGGCGGCACCGGCACCATCCTCGGCACCATCATCGGCGCTTTCATCATGAGCGTACTAATCAACGGCTTGCGCATGATGTCGGTGGCGCAGGAATGGCAGACCGTGGTGACCGGCGTGATCATCATCCTGGCGGTATACATGGATATCCTGCGCCGCCGGCGCCAGTGAAAAGAACAGGTTTTGCAGGTGCAGTTACGGGCTGTTGCAGCAAGGCCCACCGTTTTATAACCATAAGAGGAGACTTGAAATGATAAAGAGAAGAGCAGTCAACATCGCCGTCGGCCTGGCGCTTGCGCTTGGATTCAGCGCCGCGGCGGTAGCCGAGGATGTCTATATTCCCCTGATCTCGAAAGGCTTCCAGCACCAGTTCTGGCAAGCGGTGAAAGCCGGATCGGAACAGGCCGCCAAGGATTTCAATGTGAAGGTATCGTTCGAAGGACCGGAAACCGAAGCCATGGTCGACAAGCAGATCGACATGCTGTCGGCGGCGCTGGGTAAGAAACCGAAGGCCATCGGCTTCGCCGCGCTGGACAGCAAGGCCGCCTTGCCTTTGCTGAAAAAGGCCCAGGCCGCGCATATCCCTATCGTTGCGTTTGACTCGGGCGTCGACAGCGACATTCCGGTGACTACCGCCACTACCGACAACAAGGCAGCGGCAGCGCTGGCGGCTGACAAGATGGCGGAGCTGATCGGCAAGGAAGGCGAAGTGGCCGTAGTCGCGCATGACCAGACCAGCCGCACCGGCATCGACCGCCGCGACGGCTTTGTCGAACGCATGAAGGCTTATCCCAAGATCAAGATCGTCAGCATCCAGTACGGCGCCGGCGACCAGCTGAAATCGACCGAGATCACCAAGTCCATCCTACAGGCCTATCCACATCTGAAGGGCGCCTTCGGCACCAACGAAGGTTCGGCCATCGGCGTGCTGAATGGCGCCAAGGAAACGAAGCGCAAGCTGGTGATCATCGGCTACGATTCCGGCAAGCAGCAGAAAGATGCGATCAAGGACGGCAGCATGGCCGGCGCCATCACCCAGAACCCGGTCGGCATCGGCTACAAGACAGTAGAGGCGGCGGTCAAGGCACTCAAGGGTGAAAAACTGCCGAAGGTGATCGATACCGGTTTCTACTGGTACGACAAGAGCAATATCAACGATCCCAAGATCGCTGCCGTACTGTACGACTGATCCGGTTTAAGTGCGAGCCTGATGCCGTTCAGCTAAGCCTGAACGGCATTTTTTGTTTACGCGGACCGTCGGTCACGCGAGATCTGTCCACGACCACTATGCCGTTTGGATATCCACTGAATGGCATTCCCCGTCATTTCAGCAAATCCAGCCGCTGATGCCATTCAAACAAGGATTCGTGCGGAAACTGCGTGAACTGCTTGTCCTTGCGGCCGGTCTTGACTTCCACCCATGGTGCTTTATAGGCCAGCAGCAGGTGGGTATATTCAGGCGGCGCCGGCAGCGGCGTATCGATGGCGGAAGCGAACGGGTGGACCAGTTCCGGCCATTCCGGGCTGTAGAGCCACAGCGCGCTGCCGCAGCGCCGGCAGAAATGTCGTTGCGCGGTGCTGGTATGGAGGCGTGATTCGCCTTGCCGTTTGAGTTTTGCATGGTAGACGCTGACATCGTCCTGGCCTTGCACCTTCAGGGTGCTGGCGTCGCCGCCGATGTTGACGGCGTATCCGCCGCCGCCCTGGGTCTTGCGGCAGATCGAACAATAACAGCGCTGGTAAGGATAGGGCGTATCGCTTTCCAGGCTGAAACGGACTGCGCCGCAATGGCAGGATCCCTTGAGTTTCATGGTTCTCTCCTAGTTATCGCCGCCTCCAGTATCGCCGATCCCGGCGGCAAGCCAGTGTTAAGCACCGAACATACAGGCCCGCTGTTGAAGTTCATCATGCTTCCCTCTTATTCCGGCGCCGCCGGTAATGGCTAGTGTCGTGTCACGGGCTCGATCACGACGATTGCCGTTTTCGGCAGCGAGCGAGCCGGCAGAACCGGCGCGCCGACCATCACTCCGATATCGCCCTCATCGCAAATTGCGCCGCCCAGGCGGCTGCTGGGGCCGGAACTCGAGCGCGTGAACATCGATGGCAGTATAGTTAAAAGAACCTGAAGCATTCAGCTGCAGGCAGATCAAGGAAATGGTTATGGAGCTGGTTCGTACTTACATGATTGAAACCACGAATGCCCTGTTTACGCTGGTCGTCACGGAAGCCGGCCATGGCGGCCCCTATAAGGCGACATATGTCGGGACGCGGCAGAAAGTCGAACTGCCATGGGTGGACAATCCCGGGCTGGGCGAGAAGGATCTTGACGGCGAAGCGGCAGACGTGGATTTCGATGTGCTGATCGCCACCTGTCATCGGCAGATCGCGCAACGCGGCGGCGAAATACTCGGTATCCAGGACATCTCGGTCATCGACGAGCGTCCTCGCAGAGACTGGGGATCCGGGCGCTGACAAATTCGCCGCCGCTGGCAAGCAAAAAACCTGCAGAATCGTTTTTCATGGAGAACTATTTGATCTCCAGCCCCTCTCATTCCCAATAAAAAAGCCAATGCCTGGAGCACCAGGCCGGTTGGCGCACGCCAACATTTCCACGAAGGTTGTTCATTTAACACCTGAGACAAGGAGATTTCTCATGAGGCCTATCAGTACCTACATCATTGAAACCGACAACGCACTTTTTACCCTGGTAGTTACGGAGTCGGATGACGGCGGTCCATACAGTGCGTCGTATATCGGAACCAGCCCGAAATTCGAACAGACCGATACGGATGACGACGCCGACCCGGTACAAGAAGATATCGAAGGCGAAATGGAAGACCCGGATTTTGACGTGCTGCTGGCGGCCTGCCATCGGGAAATCGTGGAGCGCGGCGGCAACATCGTCAGCATCGAAGATATATCTGATGATGAACGCTAACGTCTTTCCAGTAGCGACGCCCGATCAGAAGCGAACCTTCAGATAAGCGCTGGGCCCGACCAGCTTGACGCCCAGGTTGGCCTCATAGTTGGAGCTATCCCGGTACAGCTGGATCTTGGTGATGCCGTAGTCGGCGCCGATGCCGACATTCTTGAACGGAAACCACTCGACGCCGACATTGCCGTTATAGATATGGCCGTTGATGTTGCCGCCGTTTTTCTTGATGCCGGAAGCCTCGGCGTACAGCCGCACATTGTCGCTCAGCGCCGTGCGCACGCCCACTTCCAGCAGCGGCGCGATGGCGTTGTCGCTGCGCGAATCGCTGGCCGTGCCGCTGACGCCGTCCAGCGAACCGCGCGCCATGGTGTCGAGGTCGGCTTGGTAATAGGCGGCGCCGGCGCCGAGGCCGAATACCGTATTGCCGGATCCGAACCACCATTTATAGGCCAGTTGCGCCAGTTCCACCTTGAGGCGGGCATTGGCGGAAGCGTCGCCGGTGACGACCTGGCCGTTGACGGTGGCGGTGCGGGCGATGGCGGCGTCAAAATTGTTGGTGTAGCGGTAGTAATCGAACGCCAGGCCCTGGTGGTCGCCCAGCAGCACATCGGCGCGCACCCGGCCCAGCGTCTTGTGGTCGCGCGTCAGGTCGCCGGTTTCGGCGCGGCCGTATTTGGTGTTGACGCCGATATTGAAAGTCGGCTCGACATAATAGCCGCCGACCGACAGGCTGAAACGGTCCAGCGCCGGCGACGGATCGGCCAGCGCGCTTGCAGACGCCAGGCACAAGCCTGTTGCGGCCAGGGATTTGGTCACGATGCTCATCGGGAGATCCTCATTCAAGTTTATCCGCCTGGGGAGAAAATGCCTGGATAAAAGCTTAGCAGGAGCAACTTGGGGCGAATGAGCGATAGCTAACATTTCAGATTGGAATGCCAGGATTTTTTATGGCTGGCAGCGGCTCTTTGCGGCGCAAGCAAGGGGTTTTCAATGGTTGATATATACTGCAACATGACTGTATATTCATACAGTCAATCATCTTTCAACTTTTACCTGGCGCGCAATATGTCGAGCCGCGGTGTCCGTAACATGGTCAGAGTGCTGGAAAACCGTTTTTATTATCTCGACAATTTCCTTGCCGTGGTGGCATCGGTACGCGCCCGTTATCGCCATTTGCTGAACGGCGAGGAGCAGGCTTTCGTCTGCGGTTTCGAAGCGTTGCCGCTGGCGTCGCGTGCGTTGCTGGTGCGGATGGTGATGCGCAAGGGCGAGCTGTTTCGCCTGGGCCGGCTGAGCTATGATGAAATCGGCTGCGCGCGCAGCGCCGTGGCGCCCCTGATCATCGCCGGCTGGCTGGACGGCGAACCAGCCATCGATATCGTACAACTGTGCGGCCTGCTGACAAAAACCGAACTGGCGGCGGCGTTTCCGCTGTTGCCGCGCAATGTACGCAAGGCAGAGCAGCTTGAAATCCTGCGCGCCGAGCATGGCGACGCGCTACGCACGCTCGGCGGCTGGCGTATCGACGACCAGCTGCTGCGGCTGCGCATTGCGCCCCTGTGCGACCGGCTGCGGCTGATGTTTTTCGGTAACCTGCATCAGGACTGGTCGGAATTCGTACTGTCGGAACTGGGGATATTCAGGTACGAACAGGTCGATTTGTCGCTTGCACAAGGTTTCAGCAGCAGGCAGGACATCGACGATTACCTGCATCTGCACGCTTGCCGCGAACGGTTCCGCGACGGCGCAGCACCGCAAGCCGTGCTGGGCGACTTGCCAGGCGCGCCTTATCCGAACGACTGGCTGGAGCAGCGCCGCAGCAAGCTGCTGTTCCAGATCGCCCAGCATTACGAACGAAGCGCCGAGCTGGCGGCGGCGCTGCGCATTTATGCGGATTGCGCGTGGCCGGGCGCGCGCCTGCGCGCGATCCGGGTGCTGGAGCGCTGCGGCCAGCCCGATGCGGCTTTCGGACTGGCGCAGCAGGCTGAGTTGCAGCCGGAAAGCGAGGCTGAAAAACAGCAGCTGCTGCGCGTCATGCCGCGTTTGCGGCGCCAGCTTGGCCGTGGAAAGATGCCGCAAGCCGCCGCTGCGCCCATCATCCGCCACGACCTGGCGCTGCAGCGGGCCGAGCCCGGCGTCTCAGTCGAAACCGTGCTCGCCAGTCATCTGTCGCGCGCCGGCGCACCCGCGGTCTATGTCGAAAACACGCTGATCAACTCGCTGTTCGGCCTGCTGTTCTGGGATGCCGTTTTTGCGCCGCTCCCGGGCGCATTTTTCCATCCATTCCAGAGCGGCCCGGCCGACCTGCACAGCGCCGATTTCCGGCTGCGCCGCGCCAGCCGGTTCGACGCCGGTTTCGCCGAGATCGACAGCGGCGGCTACCGGCAGACCATCTGGCGGAACTTCCGCGCCAAGGCCGGCATCCAGTCGCCATTCGTATTCTGGGAGGCTATCGATGAACAGCTGCTGGTTATGGCGCTGGATTGCCTGCCGCCGCTGCATCTGCGGAAATGCTTCGAACGCATCCTGCAGGATATCAAGACCAACCGTTCCGGCCTGCCGGATCTTATCCAGTTCTGGCCGGCGGAAAAACGCTACCAGATGATCGAAGTCAAAGGTCCGGGCGACCGCCTGCAGGACAACCAGGTCCGCTGGCTGCACTATTTTGCCGAACACGGCATGCCGGTCGCCGTCTGTTACGTGCAGTGGGCGGAGCAGTGCGCGTGAGCGAACCCGCCTATATCGTAGCCGTCCGCGCGCTGTGCGAGTTCACGGCCAAGCAGGGCGACCTCGACCTGCGCTTCACGCCGGCGCCGACCGCTCTGGAAGGCATCGCCGGCCACGCCACGGTGGCCTCGCGCCGCGATGCCGGCTATGAGAAAGAAGTCAGCCTGAGCGGCCGCTGCGGACCTTTGCTGGTGCGCGGCCGCGCCGACGGCTACGATCCGGCTCTGAACCGGCTGGAAGAAATCAAGACCTTCCGCGGCGATCTGGAGCGCATGCCGGACAACCACCGTCATCTGCATTGGGCGCAGCTGCGAATCTACGGCCACTTGCTGTGCCAGGCGCGCCAGCTGCCGGAACTGCAGCTGGCGCTGGTGTATTACGACATCGGCAGGCAGAAGGAAACCCTGCTGACCGAATATGCGACTGCCGCCGGCCTGCAACGGTTTTTCGAAGAGCAGTGCGGCCGTTTCCTGGCCTGGGCGCAGCAGGAACTGGCGCATCGCGCCGCGCGTGACGAGCAATTGACCGCCTTGCGCTTCCCGCACGCCGATTTCCGCCCCGGCCAGCGCGCCTTGGCGGAAGCCGTATACAAGGGCGCCAGCGCCGGCCGTTGCTTGTTGGCCCAAGCGCCGACCGGCATCGGCAAGACCATCGGCAGCCTGTTTCCCTTGCTCAAGGCCAGCCCGGGCCAAGGATTGGACAAGATATTTTTCCTTTCCGCCAAGACCTCGGGCCGGGCGCTGGCGCTGGAAGCCACCGCGCGCATCAAGCAAAGCGCGGCTGGATTGCCGTTGCGCGTGCTGGAACTGGTTGCGCGCGACAAGGCGTGCGAGCATCCGGACAAGGCCTGCCACGGCGAATCCTGTCCGCTGGCCCAGGGATTTTACGATCGCCTGCCGCAAGCGCGCAGCGCCGCCGTTGCCAGCGGCGCGATGGATCGCGAAAGCCTGCGCGCAATCGCGGCTGAACATGGTGTTTGCCCTTATTACCTGAGCCAGGACCTGGTGCGCTGGTCAGATGTGATCGTCGGCGACTATAACTACTATTTCGACCTGAGCGCCATGCTGTACGGCTTCACCATGGCCAACCAGTGGCGGGTAGGGGTGCTGGTCGACGAAGCGCACAACATGATCGAGCGGGCGCGCAAGATGTATTCGGCCGACATGGAGCAAGCCGCTCTGAGGAGCGTGCGGCAAACGGCGCCGCCGGCGCTCAAGCGCGCGCTGGACCGTGTCAACCGCCAGTGGAACGCCCTGTACAAGACCCAGGAAGGCGAATACCAGCGCTACGCCGAGCTGCCGGATGCCTTTATCCAGGCGCTGCAACAGGCGGCGGCAGACATCACCGACTACATGGTCGAACATCCGGCCGCCGTCGACAGCCGCCTGCTGCAATTCTATTTCGACGCCATGCACTTTACCCGCATCGCCGAACTGTTCGACAGCCACTCGCTGTTCGACATCACACGGCAAGGCGGCCACGGCGCCACGCTATGCCTGCGCAACATCGTGCCGGCAACGTTCCTGGCGCCGCGCTTCGCCGCGGCCCATTCGACCACGCTGTTCTCGGCCACGCTCAGCCCCTGGCATTTTTACAGCAAGACGCTGGGCATGCCGGACAACACCGCCTGGCTCGACGTGCCGTCGCCGTTCACCGCGGACCAGTTGTCGGTGCGCCTGGTGACCGGCATTTCAACCCGTTTCCAGCATCGCGACCGTTCACTGGCGCCGATCGTGGAGCTGATTGCCAAACAGTACACAGGGCAGCCAGGCAACTACCTGACTTTTTTCAGCAGCTACGATTACCTGGAAAAAGTCGCCGCCATGTTCGCCTTGCGCTATCCCGATATCCCTTTGTGGCAGCAGGCGCGCCGCATGGATGAGCGAGAACGGGAAGGCTTCTTGTCACGGTTTACCGAAACTTCGCAAGGAGTGGGTTTTGCCGTGCTCGGCGGCGCGTTTGCCGAAGGCATCGACTTGCCCGGCGCGCGCCTGATCGGCGCCTTCATCGCCACCCTGGGGCTGCCGCAGATCAATCCGGTCAATGAGCAGGTCATGCTGCAGATGGATAAAATCTTCGGCCAGGGTTACGACTGCACCTACCTGTATCCCGGCCTGCAGAAAGTGGTGCAGGCCGCCGGCCGGGTGATCCGCACCCAGCAGGACCGCGGCGTGGTGTACCTGATCGACGACCGGTTTGCGCGGCAGGAAGTCAGGCAGCTGCTGCCTGCATGGTGGCAGCTCGGCTGCTGACCTTGTTCAAACATCAGGCAAACAACAGACGGTCGGTAAAATGCGAATCGTTGGGATCGAAATAGGGCAGGGCCCAGCGGTCGGTGGTAGATAAAAACCAGCCTACGGCAATCGCAGCCTGCTGTTTCGAGGCGGGAACTTGCCCTTTCATCGCTGCCGGCGCGCTGGCCGCCATCCGGTTCAGGAACTGGAAATGGTCGACCAGCCCCACGGCCTCGATGGCGAATACCGTTGCGACGTCGCCGTCGTGGATCGCCAGCAAGTTGTCGCCGTTCGCCTGTTCCCCGCCTAAGGCAAGGTTGGACGAACCGCAGAAGACAACAGGGTTGTCGCCATTGAAGCTGCATACGACAAATTTATGGTGGATCTGGTGGCCGACGCCGCCGATGGAACG
Coding sequences within it:
- a CDS encoding sugar ABC transporter ATP-binding protein yields the protein MQQSDIPTPDCLISLENVTKRFPGVLALDNCRFDLMRGEVHALMGENGAGKSTLMKVLAGVYPKDSGEIRIEGLPVEIPSPRAAQALGIGIIHQELNLMNHLSAAQNIFIGREPRGRYGLFLDEEALNRQTKVIFERMRLDLDPRTLVSELTVAKQQMVEIAKALSFDSRVLIMDEPTAALNNAEIEDLFRIIRQLQSHGVGIIYISHKMDELRQISNRVTVMRDGKYIATVPTATTSMETIIGMMVGRQLDSGGQAMPDTSANDVVLEVRGLQRGALIKDVSFSLRKGEILGFAGLMGAGRTEVARAIFGADRIDAGEIRVHGAKVTIKSPRDAVAHGIGYLSEDRKHFGLATGLDVKTNVAMSSMNRFLTQGLFLDQAAIRDTAQDFVRQLSIKTPSVDQPVRLLSGGNQQKIVIAKWLLRDCDILFFDEPTRGIDIGAKSEIYKLLNTLAEQGKAIVMISSELPEVLRMSHRILVMCEGRITGELSAAEASQEKIMQLATQREEKRDDQRAAQAA
- a CDS encoding ABC transporter permease, which codes for MANIQNPASQAQQPGQGVFAAVKAKIFHPATRQKLLAFASLLALLVFFSFASPNFLEIDNLVGILQSTAVNGVLAIACTFVIITAGIDLSVGTLMTFCAVMAGVFLTYWGMPLYVGVIAAIVFGALCGWISGVLVAKLKIPPFIATLGMMMLLKGLSLVISGTKPIYFNDTEGFSAISQDSLIGSLIPALPIPNAVLILFLVAIAAGIVLNKTIFGRYTFALGSNEEALRLSGVNVDFWKVAVYTVGGAICGIAGLLIASRLNSAQPALGQGYELDAIAAVVIGGTSLSGGTGTILGTIIGAFIMSVLINGLRMMSVAQEWQTVVTGVIIILAVYMDILRRRRQ
- a CDS encoding ABC transporter substrate-binding protein, with amino-acid sequence MIKRRAVNIAVGLALALGFSAAAVAEDVYIPLISKGFQHQFWQAVKAGSEQAAKDFNVKVSFEGPETEAMVDKQIDMLSAALGKKPKAIGFAALDSKAALPLLKKAQAAHIPIVAFDSGVDSDIPVTTATTDNKAAAALAADKMAELIGKEGEVAVVAHDQTSRTGIDRRDGFVERMKAYPKIKIVSIQYGAGDQLKSTEITKSILQAYPHLKGAFGTNEGSAIGVLNGAKETKRKLVIIGYDSGKQQKDAIKDGSMAGAITQNPVGIGYKTVEAAVKALKGEKLPKVIDTGFYWYDKSNINDPKIAAVLYD
- a CDS encoding SDR family oxidoreductase, with the translated sequence MDLHLAGKVVIVTGGGAGIGAAISLQLAAEGAIPVILGKSQPAPEFKTALLALQGKSLILQLDLMDEDKCRQAVAQTIAEFGRLDGLVNNAGINDNIGLDAGRAAFVLSLEKNLIHYYTMAHFCVPHLKASRGAIVNISSKTAVTGQGNTSGYCAAKGGQLALTREWAAALANDGVRVNAVIPAEVMTPLYRNWIASFDNPEQKLAAITSKIPLGKRLTTAEEIADTAVFLLSQRAAHTTGQWVYVDGGYSHLDRALT
- a CDS encoding ATP-dependent DNA helicase, translated to MSEPAYIVAVRALCEFTAKQGDLDLRFTPAPTALEGIAGHATVASRRDAGYEKEVSLSGRCGPLLVRGRADGYDPALNRLEEIKTFRGDLERMPDNHRHLHWAQLRIYGHLLCQARQLPELQLALVYYDIGRQKETLLTEYATAAGLQRFFEEQCGRFLAWAQQELAHRAARDEQLTALRFPHADFRPGQRALAEAVYKGASAGRCLLAQAPTGIGKTIGSLFPLLKASPGQGLDKIFFLSAKTSGRALALEATARIKQSAAGLPLRVLELVARDKACEHPDKACHGESCPLAQGFYDRLPQARSAAVASGAMDRESLRAIAAEHGVCPYYLSQDLVRWSDVIVGDYNYYFDLSAMLYGFTMANQWRVGVLVDEAHNMIERARKMYSADMEQAALRSVRQTAPPALKRALDRVNRQWNALYKTQEGEYQRYAELPDAFIQALQQAAADITDYMVEHPAAVDSRLLQFYFDAMHFTRIAELFDSHSLFDITRQGGHGATLCLRNIVPATFLAPRFAAAHSTTLFSATLSPWHFYSKTLGMPDNTAWLDVPSPFTADQLSVRLVTGISTRFQHRDRSLAPIVELIAKQYTGQPGNYLTFFSSYDYLEKVAAMFALRYPDIPLWQQARRMDEREREGFLSRFTETSQGVGFAVLGGAFAEGIDLPGARLIGAFIATLGLPQINPVNEQVMLQMDKIFGQGYDCTYLYPGLQKVVQAAGRVIRTQQDRGVVYLIDDRFARQEVRQLLPAWWQLGC
- a CDS encoding GFA family protein, with product MKLKGSCHCGAVRFSLESDTPYPYQRCYCSICRKTQGGGGYAVNIGGDASTLKVQGQDDVSVYHAKLKRQGESRLHTSTAQRHFCRRCGSALWLYSPEWPELVHPFASAIDTPLPAPPEYTHLLLAYKAPWVEVKTGRKDKQFTQFPHESLFEWHQRLDLLK
- a CDS encoding VRR-NUC domain-containing protein, producing MVRVLENRFYYLDNFLAVVASVRARYRHLLNGEEQAFVCGFEALPLASRALLVRMVMRKGELFRLGRLSYDEIGCARSAVAPLIIAGWLDGEPAIDIVQLCGLLTKTELAAAFPLLPRNVRKAEQLEILRAEHGDALRTLGGWRIDDQLLRLRIAPLCDRLRLMFFGNLHQDWSEFVLSELGIFRYEQVDLSLAQGFSSRQDIDDYLHLHACRERFRDGAAPQAVLGDLPGAPYPNDWLEQRRSKLLFQIAQHYERSAELAAALRIYADCAWPGARLRAIRVLERCGQPDAAFGLAQQAELQPESEAEKQQLLRVMPRLRRQLGRGKMPQAAAAPIIRHDLALQRAEPGVSVETVLASHLSRAGAPAVYVENTLINSLFGLLFWDAVFAPLPGAFFHPFQSGPADLHSADFRLRRASRFDAGFAEIDSGGYRQTIWRNFRAKAGIQSPFVFWEAIDEQLLVMALDCLPPLHLRKCFERILQDIKTNRSGLPDLIQFWPAEKRYQMIEVKGPGDRLQDNQVRWLHYFAEHGMPVAVCYVQWAEQCA